A window of Photobacterium toruni genomic DNA:
TGATGGAAAAATTGCGGTTGAGCTGTGTTTATCGTGTAAGGCGATCATTGATTGGGCCGCATGAAAGCCAGTGCTGATAGCAACACCGCTGCCACTGCCTTCAAAAATTGGATTGTAATGTGCTAAAATAGCTCCGGCACAATAGAGATTGGTAATTGTGTTACCGTTAAGACTTGGTTGTAACTGTTGATTTGTTTCAACGCCCATTCCTAAAAACTGATGCGGTTGGTCACTGAAAAATTGAGGTTGATACCAGTGCTGGTGGTTAGTGGATGTTAATGGCGCAATATCTAATCCCAAAATTGCTTCTTCAATATGATGACGTTCAGCATGTAAACCACGGCTAAAGAAGCTGCCACTAGCAAGTAAATAATGATTGGCAATTAATGGCATATCGCCGTGATGACGTGTAAAAATACGTTGTAATTGGTTATTTTTAAATTCGCCATGAGTGACCTCATCACCGGCAAGAATTAACCCACCTAGTGATTTGTAGTAGCTTTTCATAGCATCTTCCAAACGAATACCAAGTAATGATGGTGGCATAGTTGGAATTTCACATAATGTATAACCGGTTAATTGTTCAAGTTTTTTAATGATTTTAATCCCAGTGCCGTTACCAAATACGGCAGGAATAACGACAAGATCCGTCTCACCGATAGTATTTTTCATCGCTAAGGAAAAACGTTGTAATTTATGCTCATCAGCTAAAACACGAGAAATATCAATCGAACGATATTCACATGGATTACGTTGCATTAATTCAGTTTCAGGTAATGCAATGGCAGCCGTCGTTATCTCTACGTTAGCAAAGTGGGGAAGTAGACGTAAATTATCAGCCGCTAATTGGGGTTGAAAATCACGGAAACCATCAATAGTTACTAAGGCCAATTTACGCAATGATTTAGCGGGTTCAAACATAGGAAAGGGGTGCACAGTGGATTGTGATAGCCATGTCGCTTTAAACGTTCCCATTGGTGTAATACGCAAATGGTTACAATCATCAGATTGATGACTCAGTTCAATGCCAAGATGTGCCATTGTCTGTTGATACCAATCAATCGCTTGGCGAGTAACATTAATTCCTACTTTACTATAAGGATGTTGTGGAGATTGATTAGCTAAAGTTTCAAACTCATCAAAAGGGTAATGTGTTGTTGTGCCATTAGGTAAACGACTTAATACATCAATTGATCCAGAAGAAAAATGCAGTGCACTTTGTCCTGCAGCAATAACGGCTGTTTTTAGTCCAGCTTGAGCACAACGGATCGCGCAGGTTAAGCCAGCAACACCACCACCAATAATTATATTATCAAATTTCATTATTTTTCCTCACAAAGTGGCTGGTTAGTATTGGCTGATGTGGATGTTGGTGGAATATCACTTACACCAAATAGACCTTCATAAATCCAATAAGAGAATTCAGCTTCACGTAGAGCATCTCCCCAAAAGACAGGTTTAATGCCTTTCCAACGTTCTTCAAGAAAATCACTGAGAATATGACTAGCATGGTTACCATCAGTATTACCATATTCAGCAAATAAACCTGCAGCACGATAAGAACATAATTCACCTTGGCAAGGTCCCATGCCAACACGGGTACGGCGACGTAAATCAACTAGGTTATGAACATCCAGTTGTTTGATTGCATATTCAACTTCGCCACAGGTCACCATTTCACATTCACAAATAATGGCTTGGCTTTTCTTATCATCCGTTAAAAATTGTTCAGCACGCTCACCATGGCGATAGTAAGCAGATTGATAAACAGGCTTAGCTAAGCTGGCGGTATGTTTAATGGTTTTAGGCTGCTCTGAACCTGGTAATGGTTGTTGATGAGTGGTACACGGCGTGGAATTACCGAGTTTTTTCGCCACAAGATCAGTGGTCCATTCTGCCATCATGCGGTAAGTCATTAACTTACCGCCAGTGATAGTAATAAAACCGTCCATGCTATCGCGTTCAGCATGATCTAATAACACGATTCCACGGCTAATATTACGACCACTAGTATCAC
This region includes:
- the glpB gene encoding glycerol-3-phosphate dehydrogenase subunit GlpB encodes the protein MKFDNIIIGGGVAGLTCAIRCAQAGLKTAVIAAGQSALHFSSGSIDVLSRLPNGTTTHYPFDEFETLANQSPQHPYSKVGINVTRQAIDWYQQTMAHLGIELSHQSDDCNHLRITPMGTFKATWLSQSTVHPFPMFEPAKSLRKLALVTIDGFRDFQPQLAADNLRLLPHFANVEITTAAIALPETELMQRNPCEYRSIDISRVLADEHKLQRFSLAMKNTIGETDLVVIPAVFGNGTGIKIIKKLEQLTGYTLCEIPTMPPSLLGIRLEDAMKSYYKSLGGLILAGDEVTHGEFKNNQLQRIFTRHHGDMPLIANHYLLASGSFFSRGLHAERHHIEEAILGLDIAPLTSTNHQHWYQPQFFSDQPHQFLGMGVETNQQLQPSLNGNTITNLYCAGAILAHYNPIFEGSGSGVAISTGFHAAQSMIALHDKHSSTAIFPSLAEGNI